A window of the Oscillospiraceae bacterium genome harbors these coding sequences:
- a CDS encoding biotin transporter BioY — translation MILPRTKLGKVILCGLFAAILCILAIITIPIGQVPITMALLGVFMTAAILPPFSATASVLVYILIGAIGIPVYSGFGAGVGVLLGATGGYLMAYPVMALAVSGFLKLFKNRWYGYWLGAVAALLLCYGFGTLWFCKVTGTGFTAALAVCVFPFIPFDIVKAAAAFGVKAALIKTIK, via the coding sequence ATGATATTGCCCCGGACGAAACTCGGAAAAGTCATCTTATGCGGCCTGTTCGCCGCAATTTTATGCATTCTTGCCATCATCACTATCCCGATCGGGCAGGTGCCGATCACCATGGCGCTGCTCGGCGTCTTTATGACTGCGGCCATACTGCCGCCCTTTTCGGCAACTGCTTCCGTACTCGTATATATTTTAATCGGAGCAATCGGCATACCGGTTTACTCAGGCTTCGGCGCGGGTGTCGGCGTGCTTTTGGGCGCGACCGGCGGCTATTTAATGGCCTATCCGGTGATGGCACTTGCGGTTTCTGGATTTTTGAAACTGTTTAAAAACCGCTGGTATGGCTACTGGCTCGGCGCTGTCGCTGCGCTCCTGCTCTGTTACGGATTTGGGACGCTCTGGTTTTGCAAAGTGACCGGTACTGGATTTACGGCTGCTCTGGCTGTCTGCGTATTTCCGTTTATTCCGTTTGATATCGTCAAAGCGGCGGCTGCGTTTGGCGTAAAAGCAGCTTTGATAAAAACAATCAAATAA